In a single window of the Phycisphaerales bacterium genome:
- a CDS encoding zinc ABC transporter substrate-binding protein, producing the protein MLPVGFPCQHRMLLGLVVLGLPTVAVGADERPVIYTSAHPIAYFAERIAGDALRVVNPVPADEDPALWVPSENLIAEFQKADLILLNGAEFEKWVSKVTLPRARTVSTAHVFRDQWLELEGGLTHSHGPGGEHTHEGTDGYTWLDPNLAIRQADEIRTAFERNFPSHREKFRDNFAALKQDLEELDARFRKLAPRMKDIQLLANHPIWNYLAKRYEWKLKSFHFETDELDPDELKKLAEFLKTTPAKYMLWEDEPDQDVAKGLRDAHGVEPILFPPGVGVDPDEAKKGLNYLQIMRGNLERLEKLFGA; encoded by the coding sequence ATGCTGCCAGTGGGTTTTCCTTGCCAACACCGCATGCTGCTCGGACTTGTTGTGCTCGGGCTACCGACGGTCGCCGTCGGGGCGGATGAGCGACCGGTGATCTACACGTCCGCCCACCCGATCGCCTACTTCGCGGAACGAATCGCCGGCGATGCGCTGCGCGTGGTGAATCCCGTGCCGGCAGACGAGGATCCGGCCCTGTGGGTGCCGAGCGAGAATCTCATCGCCGAGTTCCAGAAAGCCGACCTGATCCTGCTCAATGGGGCCGAATTTGAAAAGTGGGTGAGCAAGGTGACGCTGCCCCGGGCCCGGACCGTCAGCACGGCACACGTCTTCCGCGACCAGTGGCTGGAACTCGAGGGTGGCCTCACGCATAGTCATGGCCCGGGCGGTGAACACACCCATGAGGGCACGGACGGCTACACCTGGCTCGACCCCAATCTCGCAATCCGCCAGGCCGACGAGATTCGCACGGCCTTTGAGCGGAATTTCCCCAGCCACAGGGAAAAGTTTCGCGACAACTTCGCTGCGTTGAAGCAGGATCTCGAGGAGCTCGATGCACGCTTCCGGAAGCTTGCACCGCGGATGAAGGACATCCAGCTCCTGGCGAACCACCCGATCTGGAACTATCTCGCCAAAAGGTATGAGTGGAAGCTCAAGTCGTTCCACTTCGAGACGGACGAATTAGACCCCGACGAGCTGAAGAAGCTCGCGGAATTCCTGAAAACCACGCCCGCCAAGTACATGCTCTGGGAGGATGAACCCGATCAGGACGTCGCCAAGGGACTGCGCGATGCGCACGGCGTCGAGCCCATCCTGTTTCCCCCAGGCGTCGGCGTCGATCCGGACGAGGCAAAAAAGGGCCTCAACTATCTGCAGATCATGCGTGGCAACCTGGAGCGGCTGGAAAAGTTGTTCGGCGCTTGA
- a CDS encoding class I SAM-dependent methyltransferase — protein sequence MKALSALGSAGDGPFDVRAALWRGLDLTAVHTALDLGCGIGFVAEAIARRTATNAEFVGIDSRSVNAQPFMQAVQRTGRRGIFRCERLVDQLDFATDAFDLVVASNSLYFFPALLPQIARVVRPSGVFLAATASVESCRQLLSEAGLGGTASRLLEVIHRFSAENAAQLLRPHFGRIECVEERGTLVFEPSRYDDFLRYLWFRLPFLAHEELADHPPAAPLAETLRRALGQRQRIEFARHDVVFRCYEPRSA from the coding sequence ATGAAAGCCCTTTCGGCGCTAGGTTCCGCAGGAGATGGACCATTCGACGTGCGTGCCGCCCTGTGGCGCGGCCTCGATCTCACTGCCGTTCACACCGCACTGGATCTCGGTTGCGGAATCGGCTTTGTGGCCGAGGCCATTGCCCGGCGCACGGCCACCAACGCCGAGTTCGTGGGGATTGATTCCCGCAGCGTGAACGCGCAACCGTTCATGCAGGCCGTGCAGCGGACGGGGCGGCGAGGCATCTTCCGGTGCGAACGCCTCGTCGATCAGCTCGACTTCGCCACCGACGCCTTTGACCTGGTGGTGGCCTCCAACTCGCTCTACTTCTTCCCCGCCCTGCTCCCCCAGATCGCTCGCGTCGTCCGCCCATCGGGCGTATTCCTGGCGGCGACCGCTTCCGTGGAGTCCTGCCGGCAACTTTTGTCAGAAGCGGGGCTCGGCGGTACGGCGAGTCGCCTGCTCGAAGTCATCCACCGCTTTTCCGCGGAAAACGCCGCGCAACTGTTGCGCCCACACTTCGGTCGCATCGAATGCGTCGAGGAGCGCGGGACGCTGGTGTTTGAGCCGTCCCGGTACGACGATTTCCTGCGCTACCTGTGGTTCCGACTTCCGTTCCTCGCCCATGAGGAGTTGGCAGACCACCCGCCGGCCGCCCCCCTGGCCGAGACTCTGCGCCGCGCGCTCGGTCAGCGTCAGCGGATCGAGTTCGCACGGCATGATGTCGTCTTTCGCTGCTACGAACCGCGCAGCGCGTGA